One Elaeis guineensis isolate ETL-2024a chromosome 10, EG11, whole genome shotgun sequence genomic window carries:
- the LOC105052624 gene encoding uncharacterized protein produces MDEFSAPSFSLGLDLDLADLPTDGEEDKEEGQRELPLPTPTTARGSPTFDLLSDEESEEDLGLRETLTPNPDQDPPHPPALKRLRRGPPPLPRPPSPPCDGGGGVDHLPMLFTDVDDEIEEFSSQEERLRGQGGCSSVQSCNTRSSSKFLLHNHGILTSQQTSKLKAPKISPASNASTSTIVEQSSNKKLFPKLTISPLRKIYLLDSDSDDPSSEDEYEDGKEVDKSQERRRITTMTRNGQEKSSSQANKAHRESFQKDLSPKKNMKLETPALDEFCEEYFRSMKDQNLVQSKEEDMSFCSSRILDPGGFVEDFEDHHQQKHINGRTQQNRNLPSSQPPAYHYFYHSDARIRTLVQKRLPFLNLLGAEKYRENEEAGAENFDYMSQFGPKDVPRQARRTCERHPEGSSKRRKKPNGDHLKEASHESASWVNPRSNAKIPKDAGKRRVRADGRQSGHWFTGQDGRKVYVSKNGEELTGQIAYKQYRKESGIGFRKSRKKVAVQKKRKR; encoded by the exons ATGGATGAATTCTCGGCTCCTTCCTTCTCCCTCGGCCTCGATCTCGACCTCGCCGATCTCCCCACCGACGGCGAAGAAGACAAAGAAGAGGGACAACGAGAGCTTCCTCTCCCAACGCCGACGACGGCGAGAGGATCTCCAACCTTCGATCTCCTCAGCGACGAAGAATCCGAAGAAGATCTTGGCCTACGCGAAACCCTAACTCCGAATCCCGACCaagatcctcctcatcctccGGCCCTGAAGCGGCTGAGAAGAggccctcctcctcttcctcggcCTCCTTCTCCTCCATGTGATGGCGGCGGCGGAGTTGACCATTTACCCATGCTCTTCACCGACGTCGATGATGAGATCGAGGAGTTCTCGTCGCAAGAGGAGCGCCTGCGTGGCCAAG GTGGATGTTCATCAGTCCAAAGCTGCAATACTCGAAGCAGTTCAAAGTTTCTTCTGCATAACCATGGGATCTTGACAAGTCAACAAACAAGCAAATTGAAGGCTCCAAAAATCTCACCGGCTTCCAATGCCTCGACATCAACAATAGTAGAGCAAAGCAGCAATAAGAAATTGTTCCCAAAATTAACGATCAGCCCTCTTCGGAAAATTTATTTACTGGATTCAGATTCAGATGATCCTTCTAGTGAAGATGAATATGAAGATGGAAAAGAAGTTGATAAATCTCAAGAAAGGAGACGGATTACTACCATGACCAGGAATGGGCAGGAAAAGTCATCATCGCAAGCCAATAAAGCCCATCGGGAAAGTTTTCAGAAGGACTTGAGCCCTAAGAAGAACATGAAGTTGGAAACACCTGCTTTAGATGAGTTCTGTGAAGAGTATTTCAGGTCAATGAAGGATCAAAATTTGGTTCAGTCTAAGGAAGAGGATATGAGTTTTTGCAGTTCCAGAATACTTGATCCAGGTGGCTTTGTCGAAGACTTTGAAGATCATCATCAGCAGAAACACATCAATGGAAGAACTCAGCAAAATAGGAACTTGCCCAGTTCTCAACCTCCTGCATATCATTACTTCTACCATAGCGATGCAAGGATCCGAACATTAGTCCAGAAACGGTTGCCATTCCTTAATCTACTAGGTGCagaaaaatatagagagaatgaGGAGGCTGGAGCAGAAAATTTTGATTATAT GAGTCAATTTGGCCCCAAAGATGTTCCTAGGCAAGCCCGAAGAACTTGTGAGAGGCATCCTGAAGGAAgctcaaaaagaaggaaaaagccaAACGGTGATCATCTTAAGGAGGCTTCGCATGAGAGTGCAAGTTGGGTGAACCCTCGAAGCAATGCTAAGATTCCAAAAGATGCTGGAAAAAGGCGAGTTCGTGCTGATGGCCGTCAATCTGGTCACTGGTTTACTGGCCAGGATGGAAGAAAG GTTTATGTCAGTAAAAATGGAGAGGAACTGACAGGTCAAATTGCCTATAAACAATACAGGAAG GAAAGTGGTATTGGGTTCCGAAAGTCAAGAAAGAAAGTAGCTGTTCAGAAGAAGAGAAAGCGTTGA